Below is a genomic region from Zea mays cultivar B73 chromosome 9, Zm-B73-REFERENCE-NAM-5.0, whole genome shotgun sequence.
AGAGGGCGTGGTGATCTGGCTCGCTCGCTCGTTATATATAATAACGGGACAACAAGTGATTGCTTGCTCACTGCTCAGACGTCAGACCTCAGAGATGAGTGGACGTGGGCCCTCCGTCCGGCGGCTCAACAACAATAATAATTTCAGTGTATTTTGCAGAGAGtttattcatttatttatttcatttggaGCGTGTATCTGGACTTGTGGAGACTATAGTGAACCCACACATTTTGACCCTTTTTCAATACATCCAATTTAAAAAATGTCCTTCTTTTCCGGTGGTTGTGTTTGAATAATGGCACTGACTGCCCAACTTGGAACATTCAATGGCAGTGTTAGAAGGTTCTATTACTCTTTTAGGACGAATCCTAGTTCTCAAAATCCATCAGATTCATTGATTGACAGGAACTCAAACACTAAATGAATATAACCATCGATGTGTTCTCCATAATCTATATGGTTTGCTTGCCATTAGGGCGGTTGAGAACTACCGAAAAGCACTGAACTTGTTAATGGTGCATTAGAAGATGACTTATCTTGCATAGCAGTTATAGCTTTAACGTCTAGCTTTAAAAAAAACAAAACAGACTTGGTCACATCTGACGAGTAAAACGATTTTGTTTGTGGTTCACCAATAAgacaaatttatttatttatttatttatttatgtagAAAGAAATAAATAAGACAAATTTTGTTAGGAGGTAAGTTGAACAAACTCAAATAGGAGTACGGGTAAAATAAACTAGAAAATATTTAGAGTTTAAATGAACATTTTTATAGGTGTGGGAGTAATTTTGATTTTTATCCCATacgaaaataataataaaaagagcATGTCCCGACATAGCTAAGACCGTGTCACTGAATTTACTTGCATTTTCTCAGAATTTCGCTACATAGCTTGGTAACATTGCAAAATCGTGGCTCCCATAGCAAACCAGATATCCATCGTGGGAGTATTTCCTTGGTTTATTTTTTTTAAGCAAGAGCGTGTTTTTTATGGCTACATTGTTTTGTCCTTGGGGTGATTTGCTGTAGCTAACATTTTTAGCTTGGTTAGATCACCGTAGTTGTAGCCAGTAGCCTAGTTATTTCCAGTAAGCAGTTTTGGTGTGTTTCAATTTTTTAGGGGTAAGACTTACTGTAGGAGTCCCCACAGTATTTTGTAATTTTCTTATAAAGATGATCAAAATTTACATGTTACAACAGTGGAGGTTGTTTACAATGTTTGCATCATTGACTGACATTCCTAGCAAATGTCTCTCTCATCTTGTAAGTGTTGAGATTCAACTCCTGCAGAAACATGGTCTTGCACATATGTGTCGTTGGGGGTATTTTCGAAGATCCACTCATTCCTACATTTCCATATACATCATGTCATTGTGATCACTATCTCCATGGACCAAGGTTGTGAAAGCTTCCTTCGCATATCACGGACTGCGACATGGGTATTCAAGGTTTTGGTTGGTACGATCCCAACAATCTCCCAGCGTCTTTTTGGTGAAACCACATTTTAGAAAAAGATGGTCTTGTGTTTCCTCTTTCTACCGTATGCAGTTTTCACACGTGTATGAGTCCAGTTACATGGTCCTTGTGAGCATTGCTCTAGTGTTTAGTCTATCATGCAGGAGTAGCCAAAAGAAAATAAAGTTTTTGTTTCGGTTGGCatttggctttccagatttgggcCATTTCAGCAAAATCCCACTCATCTGGTGTGCCTATCAATTCCACAAGTTGAAGCATGTTGGTGAGTGATTGCAATTTGAGAGTAAGCCCTTAGCATACATGGGCAGGTGTAATAGGGTTTCAATCTGGGGGCATATTCACATGTCATAGGGTTATATCCTTTTTTTACTACATAGGAAAAAGTTCTGGGTACATTAGACGAAGAGCTCTGTCATTCCATTTGTGCTGCCAAAATTGAACTGTGCTTCCATCACCTACTTTTAATTTGGTAATTTCCTTGAAGGCTAACCGATTCTTCAGGATGTCTCTCCACCAAAAGGATCCATTCCCTttttcgggggggggggggggggcttacCATTTTTGCACCTATTGTCCTAGATCAATTGCACCCATGGTAGTTTTGCTTGTTGAACAATTTGTACAACATTTTCATTAGCAAAGCTTCATTACGCTTTCTTAGGACAATGATTCCAAGCCCATCCTTATGTTTAGATCTGCAAGGTAGGTGTCAGGCCGCCTGCGGTGGTCTCATGTCATTGATGTCTGCACCACTCTAAAGGCAATGCTTCATGTACTTGTTAATTTGCTTGGTGACCGAGCTGGTATCTTGAGAGTGCATAGGTAAAAGGTTGGCAGGGAAGTGAAGACCGAGTTTACCATCTGTAGTCTGCCGGCTTGTGATAGGAAAAGAGTCGTTGCCGATAGACGCCTCTCTATTCTTTGAATCAGAGGCAGGAAGGCTGGTGTGTTTCAATTTCAACAATACAATGTAAGTGTCGTGTATGGATTGGACTGCCCATGAAGAAATCCTCCATCTCAATAGGTGAAAGTGTCCATCATGACAGCTCATCAAGGGTCACCAAAATGTTGATTAATCCGGCTAGCCGGACGGCTAATCGGTAATCGACCGGTAATGCTGATACCGGTTTTGGATTTTAAATGTGGTAAAATTTATAGATTTTGAAAACTTTTGATGCCAATTTTTATATAAATACTATAGATTATTTGAAGACTTTCTGCTGAAACCAAATTTCAAAATACGCAACGGGTTTCAATAAAAAATCATGGAAGTTTCAAAAAttacaaaaaaaagaaaaaataatATATCAGCCAGGATACTGATTAGTCAGTCGCTCCCCAAAGCCGATAAATCGATGTGTGGGACTGATTAACCGACCACCGAATAGGGCTAtggtttgggaggattttccctcCTTTTCGGTAGAAAACTTTTCAAATTACCCTGCGGCTCATCGTCAAGCATGCATTGAAGGTTTGGCTAGATTGCTAGCTAAAACACCGGGTACGGTGATTGCTTCGTATACTTCTCCGTTGAGCACATGAACGTAGGCAACAGTTTAATTTCTGGTTGAATTAGGCAATTGAATTCCTCTCGAAACGTATGACTGGACTTGCTTTAATATAATTATAACTTATCTGAAGTCCACATCAACGGAATATTAGACTTAGTATAAGCTCGTTGGATTGAGATGGCGACTATTTTCTATTCAGATGATGTCGATATCATTATATCAAGTAGCTACTAGGTGTGTCACTACTTTGAATATAATGGATGAAAAGAAAGTGTGTCATGTGGATGCATGCTTCTTATTTTTCACTTTTGATCTCCAACAAGTCTACAAACGGAACATTCTTTTACTGTGCTTGCGATATTATTATATTGCTGCTTGTTGTAATGGCTGCGGTGTATGTGACTTGTTTTTCGTATTCTGTGTGCGAGGTTAATAATTCGGTTACTAAAACGTGGGCACTCGGGGAATTCTCGGACTACTCTCGTGTGATTATTATTCACCCGTCTAGAAAAACAGCTTGAACCATGGTATATTGTTTTAGGCTCTATACGACTTGTTTTATCTCTTCATCGTCAGGTCATGGCTGAAGCTTAATTCACCATTGCATCATGCATGAGCATGAGTTGGACAGCGGTGGTTATCATTAAATTTATCAGCGTGAGGAGAAAATTATACATGATATTAGGCTAACAAAGCATCTTTTAAGAATCATAATACATATACACATTTGCACGGCTGGTCTTACTGATATTTCAATATGTTATCAGTCGTAGTCCATATATTATTATTGTACATTACGATTCTAACTTTTAGACTCTAGCTAGTCGGCTAATCATATTAGGTTATCTCTAACAGGTTCTCTATCTCATTCTTATTTCAAACTACACTTTATAAATGATATATCAACATCACACGTCCATATACACGTTATTGTTGGAGTTGGTCTTAGCTGTCGACAACATGAAGCCCAACCAAAGTGAGATTATCCGCTGATCAGGTAACCCTAAGGCCTTATTAGGCCTTATTCGTTTGTCCAACTGATCAAAACTCGGTAGGTTGCAAAAATCCTTACAGTCACGATCTATTTAATATACGCATAAAAGTGGCGGAGGACGCCCAAAAAATAAGGTATGGCAGGTTTTAAATGTATAAAacacgtatatatatatatatatattctactTCACAATAAACAATTTATAACGAATCAACATTAGGTCTTTGGGGTAGGTTCTCAAGCAACATAAATTGTTTACTGACACTATTGGTATGAACATCTACTGAATAAAAACAAAAACTGAACCTAGCAGAACAAGATAATACTGCATCTCGAGTGAAATAGCAGTATGACTCACGAATCGTACGGCTAGGCGGGAAACACATAGACAAGCCGCTCAAGAGCTAAGCATATGACGATCAGGAATGCTTGCTCGTGAGGACATCCCCACCCATGTTGTTGACCAATACCTTGAAGAAAGAACCGGATCCATCTCCCATTCCGTAGTTAACCGCGCTCGCCGTTGAAGAGGTGTCTGAAGCTAAAGCAGCACAGGCAGCACTCTCGACGCTGGAGAGGGCGGAGCAAGAGGACATGAACCCTTCCCGCCTGACCATAGGCATGGTCGCTCCTCACGCGTAGCGGTGCAGACGAGGCGAGCAGCAGCCGATGGCGAAGAAGCGATTGACTGGGCGAGCTACGACGGAGAACAGAAGTACCATGCGACGCGAGGCCAAGACCAAATGGTCTGCTAATGAGCCGAGCCAAGGTATGGCTTGGGCCATACCTGGCCATACCGAGCGCTCCGCCCGCATAAACTAAGAGGTAGGTTGCAAAAATCCTTACAGTCACAATTGACTATACTGTTAACCTGCTTGTTCTTAGCGTCGCCAACGGTGCTTGAAAATCCACACGCAGGCACGCAACTACTAGCATCCACACCACAAATAGTTTGTCTTGCTAGCTACTATATGCTAGTAGCCTAGTACTACTAGCATGCTATAGCAGCAGCGGTACAGGTGTGGTTGTGGTGTGGCTGCGTCCGGTCCTGCTAGTAGCCTAGTACTATTATAGTCTTTTCATTTGTCTTTAATTTATACCactttatattatttttataGTATTTTTATCTCTATAAATTAGACTATAAATTAGAGTTGCATTAATCTGAAACGAACAGCCGTCATCTGCTTTGAACGCGGACTGGCTTCTGAGAGACCGCCCGACCAGCCCCGGCTTGCTTTTTCTGcggtttggcatggaaaaagtaTGGCGCTGCCGGCCCGACCTGGCGTCAACATTTCAATTTCCTCTCCTTCTCGTTTGTTCGTTGAAACAAAAAAAAAAAGCTTTTGGAGCGGTGTGGTGACCGTCGGTCATGGAGGACCAGGACCAGGACTCGTTCAACCCAACAAAGGCCCCGTTAGTTTCACACTTTTTCATCTTCTGCCCCTAGAAGCTGCTCGATACTATTTTTCAgtctttttttataaaaaaaattaGTGAAAACCTGTTAAAATCATCGTCTACACAAAATAGACCAAGTCGTAGCTATAGTAAAAAAATCATCACTTTGTACATCATAAATCTAATCTCTATGATATTCAGATCCATAGCTAAATTCTCAAAAAGGCTCATAAAAAAACTAAACAAAGCAGATCCAAAAGAGAGTTTCTAAATTTAGCTCCATTGGTCTCCCGCCGGTGTGTACCAGATACCAACATTATATTCAAGACTTCATGTCGAGTTGATACATACACCAATCGATCACACTTCTCACAGACGAACGATGACCGTCAGCAGTTAGGAATTGAAGCTGTTTCCCAGTCAAAAAGGTCCTAGCTAGCTAGCAGTGTGACGGCGGTAGCTGCTCTCGCGTTCTGCACTGCCTTTTCCTGACTCGTTCTGGATGTGGTGTGGAGCCGGAGAGGAGGAAGACGACGGACCGGAGACCTTGCCGTGGAGTGGACTAATCCGTGTGGGGCGACAGGAATCACGCAACCGCTTCACCCCTTGTGTCGTGGGTGGTCAGGGGGAACAGACTTTGCGGTCAAGCACTCAAGCCAATGCAGGACGCTCTACGGCCGGGTCTTGTCCACAGTCCACACTCTAGGTCGAATCGAGTTCCCATCCAGTCGCGGCTGATTCAGGATTTTAATAAAGACAATGTGACGTCAAAAAATTGTCATGCACATTTGTTTTTACGAAGGGCCCATAAGAAATAGGTAAAAGAGTTCGATATATGGCTTAACAATCACCACAAAAGGAAAGTCAACAACCATCCAAAACTATTGGCTAGACACAGATACAAGGAAAGAACTCTATTGTCAACTACCACAACTGGAGCACACAGACATTTATTAAGCTCGTCACAACTATGAGGGCTACAGAAAAGCAAGCACACACAACCAGAACTAGACGAAATCAGCAAGACCATAGCGAAGAACACAATTATAGGCCTACGACGAGGCAGGAATCAACTGAGACGAAATCAACCACTTGATACACCTATGCAGCGGCTTCCATTCATGAGCTCGACTGAAGACGTCACTTGTTGTCCTTCGAATTATGAGGCTTCCTTGCTCCACTAgtttttccctctctttctgACTAATCGCCCAAGAATCAagccaaacacacacacacatagaTCACGTTAGTTGGAGCCAACATCATCTTATCACCAAAGCAGTAGTCGTTTCTGGATCTCCAGATCGTTCAGATAATAGCCCCACAACCAAAGAGAAATAAGTTATTTTCCTTGCCAGCATAAGCATTATTCTACGAACCAAAATGATCTTCAAGCCTTCATGGGATGGATTGCCAACCCAGAGCCATTTGGATGATTCTCCAATCAAAACAAGCAACAAAACACTCAAAGAATAGATGATTTATAGACTCGGGCAGTCCACAAAAAACACAATCCACAGGACCTTGCTAGTTTCTTTTTCTCGAGTTATCTTTTGTGTGAATTTTATTCTTAAAACACTTGGACCTTACGGGGCAACTTGGTTTTCCACAAGAACTTGAATGGGATAGGAATCTGGTTACATTTACTACCTCTGTATAACGATTTTATAGAAAAAATCATTCCTGTCAAGGGACCAGATTACCTTGTCATGACAGTTAGATCTCACAATCCGACTACATTGATTTTTCAAATTAACAAATAAAGAAACCAGGTCTCCCAATAATCTTATACTAAAAGATAAAGCCTGAAAATTCAAATAGAGCACCTTCTCCACAGTAATGTTTTTGTCATGAGCTTGGTCAAAAGGTCTAGGAAATATAACAGAAAGGGGCATCTCATCGCACCAAGCATTATTCCAAAAGCTTGTACTCTTGCCATTCCCCATGACTTGTTTACGGTGTTTGTAAAACAGATCTCTCACACCAAGTATGCCTTTCCAAAAGTGGGAATCATTTTGACTCTTTTTCATATAAATAAGAAGAACCCCTTAACATATTTGTCTCTGGTAATGTTTTGCCACAAGCCATTCGAGTTTTCAAATTCCAGATCCACTTGGCTAAGAGCGCAACATTCATCATTTTCAAATCCAGAACACCTAGACTACCCTGGTTCTTAGGCGAGCAGACTAAATCCTAAACAACTAAATGAATTTTTCGTAACTATGGCCACCTTGCCACAACATTCTTTTTCTATAAATGTCTATGTTTGTGATCACTGACCTTGGAGATTTATACATAGAAAACatataaggccttgttcggttaatcccgttacccatggattggatgggattggaaaaaattaagaagaagattgacttgcttgggatttaaacccatccaatcccactcaatccacatggattgagagctaaccgaacaagccctaaatggGAACATCTGTCAAGCTGTTATTAATCAAAGCCACACGACCACCCAAGCTAAGGAACCTCCCCTACGAAGAAACAAGTATTCTAGCGACGATAATCCACGCACGGGGTATGGGTCTATCAGATTTTTGAGAGTTATATATTCGAAGCATGCTGTTGTTTCTTATAATTTTTTTGTCAGAGTCAATTTATTCATCTCTGAATCGCTATTATTTCCAACATGCTATAGCATGTTTCGATCGTACAGACGATCTATGCGACCAAACCAACTCTCTCTCACGTGTAAGTTCTGGTGCAGCCAACAGGACAAGGAAAGAAAAATGCACTAgactagtggtggtggtggtggggtgGGGGGGTGAAGAGGCCCCAAAAGGATGGAACGAGTTTACAGAAACACGCTCTTTCAACATGGCCATGCATGCTAAGTAGGGGTCGAGACTTGTGCAACATCCTTTCTCCTCTCTGTGCATGATTCCTAAAAGCTAGATACTTTTCCGGAGTGTGATGATGTTATACAGACTGTGAGCGAAGAAGGGATGTCTTATACTCGGGAGTGAGTCTGTTAGAACTAGTTTGGTAAGTATATTTTCTTAAGAGATTTTTATTTTACTaagagaaaataaactaattttttttaaaaaatattatTTTTTTAGAAAAAACGGGGTTTCCAAGCTAACCTATAAAATTTGGAAGTTGTAATGTTCCAACGACGTCAAACAATTTGTTTGGCGGTGTAATAAATTAGGCACATGGGTGAATTAAACTACATTAGGTAGCAGTATGAATTAACGGCGCCGGCATGGTGACGTCCACGAGTCACGCCCTGCGAGATCGGAGGCACCGACCAACCCCAGGTGTCCCGGTGTCCCCACGCCCTCCGCCTCCTGATCCTGATCCTAAGGGCTATGTCCCTTAAGGAGAATCTGTCGCACTCTTTAGATTGGTCACATATACTATATACAATATTTTGTAACATCCCGGTCGCCCCCACGCGGCCTCTGGCCTCTGCCGCACGCGTGTCCCCGCCGCAACACGTGTGCCCACCACTGAGAAGTGATAATTGAGAGCACACGCTAGGGAGGGCTGCCTCTACCCCCGTCTCCTGATCCATCCACGCGAACCCTATAAATAAACGCAAGCCTGCCATTCCAGTTACCAAATTGGCACTTCCGTACCCCGACCCCGGCCACCGTGTGGAAACAGAAACAGCAATGGCGGGGAGGCTGGTGCCGAGCACGAAGAAGGCGATGGAGCACCGGGAGGAGAAGCCCAAGGTGCCGTCGAGCGACCCGGGCTCCGACCTCGACCTGGTGCAGCTGGTGGCCGGGCAGCAGCCGCCCAACATCTCGGAGATGAAGCCGCTGACGCGGGAGGCGTACGGCGGCGGGATGTACGCGGCCGAGGAGGAGGGCGGCCGGCGGAGGGGCCCCGCGCGGCCGCGCGCGAGCGCCACGCAGAGCGCCGACGGGCCCGAGGAGCAGCGCGCTGGCGCGAGGCCCAGCCACCCGCCGCCGCCGTCCACCGGCGACCGCGACCTCGACATCACCGGCCAGTCCTACATCCAGTAGCCGCATGTGCCGGCTGCCGAGCGCCGCGCTTGGGCGTTGGCCATTGGCGTTGTGTGTGTGTACACAGTACAGTACAGTAAGTACTTGCTAGTATACTTGGTTGTGTACTTGCCAAAGTGTCCTTGTACACGTCGCTTTGTTAAGATGTGTACGTACGTACTAGTTGCCGACGAATAAAGGTTTGGACTTGGGCTTTCAGAAATCCCCTGAAGGAACGAGTAAAGGTTTGGGCTTACGGTTGCAGGACGACCTAAAGGGACTGAAGCGATTCAACCAGCCCAGCCCAGTCGCACTTGCCGTCGCGGCCCATCTGTTCCGTTCTGTTGGCTCAGCTCAGCGTCTTGGAGAATTCGACAAATAAACGTTTTTGCACTATTATTAATCCCGCACGCGCGTTTTTTTCTTTCAAAAAGAGAAATACGAAACAAACGCAGAATTATAACAAGGAAGACAAAATGAAACTGAACTCTCCATACAAAGCCACGTCGTCACCCGCACTGTTCCATACGACAGCAGCGGCTGGGATGCGCCTTCGGACGCACCGCAGCCAAGCGCTTCCAAAACCCGCTCGGCCGATGAGAGCAGGAGAAGAAACATGCCATGCCAGCATCAGCATCCGCGCAGGGTCGGTATCGGGGGAAAGCGCGGCAACGGACCGGcgtgccggagccggaggcaaagCTGAGCCACGAGCTATCTGCCGCTTTTCCACGTAGTAAAGCTTTGCCGGGGCCTGATCCTGATCTGGTTTCGGCAGCCACGTTGGCACAGAGCTACTTGTCCACATGTTCTTCGCCACATGTTCTTCGGGGGTGACGTGCTTGTTTGAAGAATCATTTCGAGATACTGCATGTGTAATCCCTAtgtgtttttttttgtttctttGGAAACTGGATAATGCACAAAAATCTAACACAGACCATATTATCAACTTTGTGAGATTATGGCGTAAAATCAATACAAAGTTTACAAGCTGTTTGGCTAAAAATAAGATCTAGAATGAGAAGGTATGCACATTAAAACTAATAGCTACTTAAATTAGTTAGAGACATCTAGACAACCCGACTAATACTTTAGCTATCAGAGCATCTCTAAATTTATCTCCTTAAATTATAGATTTAGAGAGTTATTAAAACACTTTAATGAATAAAAAAACATTTATGATAACGGTTCTCTATTTATTATTTATTAATAGTTGATATTTTTTAAGTTGTCCACAACATAAATGGGTCTGTTTCTATTTTTGACTGAACTAACAGTAGAAATAGAAATACGTATCAATAACCTTCTCTGGCTTTTTTTCTTCAGTGGTATAGAATCTGTTTAAGATCTTGACGGGATGCACATTTTATCAGCCTCCATAAAAAATGCCAGCAACGTCTTCGTGAGATTGAAGCTATCGATGGAAGATCAGATGGACGTGTGATAACACACATTGTCTACAGAAGTCTTTGTGGCGATAACATGAAGGCATCACAGGAGGTGCTTTGGCGACAACCTGAAGGCAACAACATGAAGGCATCACAGGTGCTTTGGTGTGGTCTCGGTACAAGAGGTTATCTAGTGGCGATAGATTCAAAACGTCTGAAGGGGTGGAGATGGATTTGTGGACACAAAGCCGGTGGGACGACCCGAAACGGCAGCAAAGTAGTCTTTTCGCGATGGATTTGGTGTCAACGTTGATTTCGAGAGTCCTAACAAGGTTGTTAAATGTACATATGAAATTGGGTTTTGAAATGAGTTTGTGAATGTTGGAACTTCTTTAGTTTTTCTTGAAAACTTAAATTCATACTTATGGGGTAAATTAACTACTACATATGCTCTTAATTACTTTTAGTTAAAAACATCCAAACATCCGTATCCAATATAGTTCAACTAACTTTTAATTACACCCTCAACTATTATTTGTTGTTTAACCTATCTAAAGCTAGTCAATAGTTAGTCAACTAATTTCACTAGCAACTTTTTagttagctaactattagctctagtataTTTAAATGGGTCTTATTATATTATTCGACTTTCATTGTTCTACAACAAACAGATAATTAATAAGAGCTAGTTTAGAAAATCAATTTCCCTTCATATTTAGATGGAAACGAgaagaaaataaactaatttatcCCTTTTCCACTCCAATTCAGAAGGAACTACTAGTGCGAGAAAAATGGCTCGGGCTCGacgagccggctcgagctcgaTGATACTAGGTTCACGAGTTGGCAACGCGCAAATCCAGATTTACAAGCTCGCCAAAATCACGAGCGAAGCGGAGCTAGCTTGCGCGAGCTCATGAGCCGCTCACGAGCTGACCCAAACACCCAACACAATAGGCTGCTTCGATCGGTCCAAACCCAATAGAAAGCTCTATGGACCAAAACCCAAAATACACACAAAACCTAAGACGCTAATCCATCTCCATCCAACAACTAGGGTTGGAAACGAGACGAGCTAAACCAGGCTCGACTCGGTTCTTCAACGAGCTATAAATAATGGTCCAGCTCGTCTCATCCGCTCGCAAGCCGTCTCGAGCGGACTACCCTAAAAGAAATATGGGACGAAAATGGCTTCGATTTTCCTCAAATTTTTGGTTGTTGTGATACTCGAATAAATGTTCTACATTTAAGCGCATACAAATCATACTCCCCCGTTCTAAAATAATAGTTATTTTAGCTCtagatttttatgtctatattcatatAGATGATTATAAACCTAAATATATATAGAACATatacattaattattgtatgaTCTAATAAAAAGATATTTTTTAAAATTTGGGACGAAAAGAGTATTGTTTTTTGAATGTGCCCTAAGACTATTTTCAGTGTAAGTTTCATTGCACGGTTTCTAAAATTGATACATCAACTTTTATGAAACTATGTATCCTAAATTTTATCATGGATGAAATCCTCTCTCTTTCTATGAAACTCTCTCCATCTCTCTTATTATAAATACAGTGACATTCATTAAATATGTTGATGTGTTACATTAGAATGAAACTGTGATGAAATTCCATCGGGAATGGCCTAATTACCTTCCCCAAAATCAATTTGGCAGCCCAACTACAGTTGCATGCGTGACATGGTCCCACGTTACA
It encodes:
- the LOC100274923 gene encoding uncharacterized protein LOC100274923 produces the protein MAGRLVPSTKKAMEHREEKPKVPSSDPGSDLDLVQLVAGQQPPNISEMKPLTREAYGGGMYAAEEEGGRRRGPARPRASATQSADGPEEQRAGARPSHPPPPSTGDRDLDITGQSYIQ